A genome region from Oenanthe melanoleuca isolate GR-GAL-2019-014 chromosome 2, OMel1.0, whole genome shotgun sequence includes the following:
- the SSR1 gene encoding translocon-associated protein subunit alpha codes for MSRLSQLLLLALLVFPAALLLGGARGGPGSGLLVAAQDATEDEEAVEDTIVEDEDDEAEVEEDEPTDLTEEKEEEDLSGEPKASPSADTTILFVKGEDFPANNIVKFLVGFTNKGTEDFIVESLDASFRYPQDYQFYIQNFTALSLNTVVPPQRQATFEYSFIPAEPMGGRPFGLVINLNYRDANGNVFQDAVFNQTVTIIEKEDGLDGETIFMYMFLAGLGLLVIVGLHQLLESRKRKRPVQKVEMGTSNQNDVDMSWIPQETLNQINKASPRRLPYKRAQKRPVGSDE; via the exons GCTCAGGTTTATTAGTTGCAGCTCAAGATGCTACAGAAGATGAGGAAGCTGTGGAAGATACTATAGttgaagatgaagatgatgaagcTGAAGTTGAAGAAGATGAGCCAACAGACTTG acagaagaaaaagaggaagaagactTGTCAGGAGAACCTAAAGCCTCACCTAGTGCTGATACAACCATCTTATTTGTGAAAGGGGAAG acTTCCCAGCGAACAACATTGTAAAGTTTCTGGTGGGCTTCACCAACAAGGGTACAGAGGATTTCATTGTCGAGTCTCTCGATGCTTCTTTCCGGTACCCTCAAGACTACCAGTTTTACATCCAGAACTTCACAGCTCTCTCTCTGAACACGGTAGTTCCACCCCAGAGACAAGCCACATTTGAGTACTCCTTCATCCCTGCTGAGCCGATGGGTGGGCGTCCCTTTGGTCTGGTTATCAATCTCAACTACAGAGATGCAAAT GGCAACGTTTTTCAAGATGCTGTCTTCAATCAAACTGTTACAATTATTGAAAAAGAAGATGGTCTGGATGGAGAAAC gatCTTCATGTACATGTTCCTCGCTGGACTTGGTCTGCTGGTCATTGTTGGCCTACATCAGTTACTAGAGTCTAGGAAG aggaaaagacCGGTACAGAAAGTAGAGATGGGAACATCAAATCAGAACGATGTTGATATGAGCTGGATTCCCCAAGAAACTTTAAATCAAATAA atAAAGCTTCACCAAGGAGGTTGCCCTACAAGAGGGCACAGAAGAGACCAGTGGGCTCTGATGAGTAA